Below is a genomic region from Triticum dicoccoides isolate Atlit2015 ecotype Zavitan chromosome 5A, WEW_v2.0, whole genome shotgun sequence.
AGAGCAGTCGGATACTCAGAAGTTCCAGTCCGGTTGACTGCTTGAGGCACTGATCATGTCCTCCGACGCCTGCCAGAGCCGCGCGGCCTCGCCGCGGCTTGCCGCGGCCGGCGACGGCAGCGCCTCGTTGCAGTCGGCGAGGTAGCGGCCGGACACGCCGGCCAGCCTCGGGTGCACCGCCGCGTAGCACGTGGTCGCCGCAGCCTGCACGCGAGAAGAGAGGGCGTCAGCAAGGAGAAGCGAGCGGCGCATGAACTCTGAAATAGCAGGCAAAGCCTTGCCCTCCGGCGCGGCGCCGGCAGGCGGGGCTGGGCGCAGAACAGAGACGTATGCACGGCTCGGGGCCTGCCCGACACATGGAGCTAGCAAGGGCCGGGTTTAATTAGAGGGGACGTGTGGTGGGCGGCACCGTAGATTAATCACCTGTGGGATGGTCTTGAGCAGCTTGGACAGCAGCACGAAGACGAGATCTGTGATGAGGCCCTCTCGGTCGCGGTTGAGGCGCGTCCTCACGATGCCCGGGTGCACGCAGTTCACCGTCACGTCCGCGCCCATCTCCTGAAAAACCACAAGGCCCAAACGGAAGACAAAATTAACCTCTGAAGGACAGTTAGTCGAGTTGAAATGGCAAAAGGAGAGGAAAGCAACGGACCTGGAGGCGGGCGGCGAGCTCCTTGGTGTGCAGCACATTGGCGAGCTTCGACATCGCGTAGGCCTGCGTTGCGTCGTAGGGTCTGGACGCACGTACGTGCACATGCACATGCCAATGTTAATTACTAGCGGCGGCGGCTAAACAATGGCCAAACAATCAGCGTTAGGTGAAGGACTGATGAAAGATGCGATGCTTACATCTTGCGGCGGGTGACGAGCTGAAGGTAGTCGGCCCAGTCGCCGGAGAACCAGCTGTGCACGCTGGACGACACGTTCACGATGCGGCCCTGCACCCCCGTGGCCGCCGCAGTCTCCGCCATCTTTCCCAGCAAGAGCTTCGTCAGCAGGAAATGGCCGAGGTAGTTGGTGGCGAAGGTCATCTCGACGCCGTCCTCGGACAGCGCGAGCTGGCCGTGCGAGAACTTGCCGGCGTTGTTGATGAGGAGGTGGAGGGGCAGGCCGAGGGAGAGGAAGCGGCGGGCGAAGGCGCGGACGGAGGCGAGCGAGCTGAGGTCGAGGTGCAGCACGAGGACGTCGGCGCCCGGGCACTCGCCAAGGATGCGCGCGCGCATGTCCTCGGCGGCCTTGACGCTCCGCGCCGGGATGACGACCCTCGCCCCGCGCTTGGCCAGAACCCGCGCCGTCTCCGCCCCGATCCCCGAcgtggcgccggtgatgatggcggtgagcgAGGCGAGGTCCGGGCAGGCGGCCGTGACCTCCTCGGCGGTGGACTTGGAGCCGAACCCGCTGGCGCCCGGGGAGCCCAGCAGGTACCTGGCCGCCTGCAGCATCGTCGGCCTCCGCACCGCAGGTCTATCGTCTTGATGGACGCTCGGCACGCCCGCGGGGCTAGCTCGCTAGCTTGCCAGAGAGGAGAGCTAGGCGATGGGGAGGAGCTGAGGAAGTTATGGCGCCCGCCCGCATTTATAC
It encodes:
- the LOC119304213 gene encoding short-chain dehydrogenase TIC 32 B, chloroplastic-like; this encodes MLQAARYLLGSPGASGFGSKSTAEEVTAACPDLASLTAIITGATSGIGAETARVLAKRGARVVIPARSVKAAEDMRARILGECPGADVLVLHLDLSSLASVRAFARRFLSLGLPLHLLINNAGKFSHGQLALSEDGVEMTFATNYLGHFLLTKLLLGKMAETAAATGVQGRIVNVSSSVHSWFSGDWADYLQLVTRRKIPYDATQAYAMSKLANVLHTKELAARLQEMGADVTVNCVHPGIVRTRLNRDREGLITDLVFVLLSKLLKTIPQAAATTCYAAVHPRLAGVSGRYLADCNEALPSPAAASRGEAARLWQASEDMISASSSQPDWNF